The Peribacillus simplex genome contains the following window.
TGAAGGAGATGCAAAATGGCTAATAAACGAGAATTCTTGACAAACGGGATGGGGAAACAAACGATTACCGTCCAAACAGATAATAAATATCCTAATCCTAGGAATATTCCTGGAGACTCGGTCGATGAATTTTCGGTATTGAAGGATGGAAACCAATACCTGGCCGAAAAGGAAATAGGCCAACAAAATGAAAATGGGTGAATGAACTTAAAAGAGAAAGCCGGATTTGGCTTTCTCTTTTAATAAGTTTAAAAACTACTCGCCCGATCTTTTAAAAAAAAAGCCGTTAAGATTAGCTTTTCAGCACACTTAACGACTTCCCTTCTATTAGCTTATAGCCCACATTTTAATTGTGCTCCGCAATTCGTGCAAGTATTACATCCGCCCATTTCCTGGACTTCGCCTTTACGGCAGACCGGGCAAGTGTTGCCCACTTCCGACCCAATCGTAACATTCGTCGAACGCAGTTCATTTATCGTATCGACCAATACGACTTTTTTCTTTACTTCCACATCTGTCAATTCGTCCATTTCGAGCTGCTCGTCCATTTGGTTTTCTTCCGCTTTGAGCGTGAGAACCTGACTGTCACGGCTGCCATCCACATATACTGTACCGCCTTTTGCTCCGCCTTTATATAGACGTTCATATACTTTTTCAACTTGTTCGACAGTATATCCTTTTGGAGCATTGACCGTTTTACTGATCGAGCTGTCAATCCAGCGTTGAATGATGCATTGAACATCTGCATGGGCTTCAGGAGCTAATTCCATAGCGGAAATGAACCATTTTGGAAGCTCTTGTGTATCAGCTTCTGGATGACGGTCCAAATATTCCTGAACAATATCAGCCTTAACTTCAATGAATTTGCCAAGACGGCCACTGCGGAAATACGTGAAGGAAAAATATGGTTCAAGACCTGTTGATACCCCAACCATCGTTCCTGTGCTTCCTGTAGGAGCCACTGTCAATAAATGAGAGTTACGGATGCCATATGCAGCAACGCTTTCCCTGATATCTTCCGGCATTTTTTCCATAAATCCAGTTTGTGTGAATCGTGTTCTAAGCTCATCTGTTTCTTTATCCGTTGATCCGATCAGGAACGGGAAACTGCCTTTTTCTTTAGCAAGTTCCACGGATGCCTTGTAAGCTGTAGTCGCAATCGTTTCAAACACCTTGTCAACCAGAATATTTCCTTCTTCAGATCCGTATTCGGTTTCACAGTAGATCAACAGGTCATGCAGACCCATTACACCAAGTCCAACCCGTCGCTCACCCAGTGCCTGTTTTTTGTTTTCATCCAAGAAATAAGGAGTTGCGTCAATGACATTGTCCTGCATACGCACACCGACTTCGACGGTCTGCTTAAGTTTCTCGAAATTAACGGTTTTGCTATCTTTATCAGCCATTTCAGCCAAATTGACAGCAGCAAGGTTACATACTGAATATGGGGCCAATGGCTGTTCGCCACATGGGTTCGTAGCTACGACCTGTTGACCGTAGGCTTTGGCGTTTGTCATTTCATTAGCATTATCGATAAAGAAAATACCTGGTTCTGCAGAATATGTTGCACAAATGTTTATTAAGTTCCAAAGCTCTTTAGCTCGGATTTTACGGTAAACACGGACTTTGTGCCCCATTTTCTCCCATTCACGAACATCACCGACTTTATGCCATTCTTGATTATAAGTAGCCATTTCTTCGGCATCATAGCTTTCAACATCAGGAAAACGCAATTCGTATTCCGCATCTTGTTCTGCCGCTTCCATAAATTCCTTTGTCAAGCATATCGAGATGTTGGCGCCCGTAAGAAATTCGGAATTATGGACACTGTACGTTCCGCCTGTACGGATCTTTTCCTCTGCATCCCTAATGATTTTTTCGCTAAATCCACCTAGACCGGGAATTTCCTTATAGTTGATGATTCCTTGATACATAGCCGTTTCCTGTTCGGTATGCGGCGTGAATTTCAATTTATCCGTTGCATATTTCTTGATCGCTTCATCTTTAGTGTTTTCCACTAGGTATCGAAGGATCCTTGGGTTTTGCATTTTAGAAATGATGAACTCTGCAATATCCGGATGCCAATCAGCCAGCATGATCATTTGCGCACCGCGTCTGCTACCGCCCTGTTCAACAAGATGCGTCAATTTCGCGATATCATCAAGCCATGAAACTGAACCAGAGGATTTTCCATTAACCCCTTTGGCCAAAGTGTTTCTTGGACGAAGTGTCGATCCGTTCGTACCCACTCCGCCTCCGCGGCTCATGATTTCCATCACTTGTTTCCTATGTTCTGAAATCCCCTCACGTGAATCCGGTACGAATGGCATAACATAGCAGTTGAAATAAGTAACATCCGTATTTGAACCCGCACCATATAATACGCGTCCTGCCGGAACAAAATTAAGGTTCTTTAGTTCTTCATAGAATTTATTGAACCATTCCATTCTTTTTTCTTCCGTGGTTTCCACTGAAGCCAAGCCCGTTGCATTACGTTTCGCAATTTGTTCATAGTATATTTCAAGCGGCTTTTCGATGATATCCAGCGGACGGTTTACAATCCCCGTCTCCACTTCTTCCGGATTATCCAATACGCCACGGAATTCTTCATCCACCAATACTTTGGCTTTTTTCGTTTCCCAATCTATTTCAACGATGTAACCGAGACCCCTTGCCGGGAATTTCGGATCTTCCTTAATCGTCAACACTACGAAATCGCCTGCCGAGAGTGTGATTTTTTCAGTATCCTTAAAAGAATAGCGGTCAAGCATGACTAGACGGGACACGCCCTTATGCGCCATTTTCATATCAGCAGTTACAGGGTGAACCTGGGGAAATAAAGAAATATCCTTATTCAACCTTTCTAGATCAACCTTTAAAGCTTCTTTTATTACAACCGACATAATTCCCTCTCCTTTATATGTTTCAAGATCCGTTCTTGCTGCCGCAAATCTATATGTAGCCTTACATGTCCGTTTCGCTTAACAAGTACCCTAAATTTATCATAGCGAAACCCAAAAATCAACATATAGTGTCGCATTAAATATTTCAACTACTATATATTGTGTTTGTTTTGAATAACATTTAATTTTGTCAAACGATAAATCAATTAATATAGTTAGCAAAAGGGAGGAAAATGTCGATTTATAATAATTTTTCATCAGATTTCAATTAATTTGGACCTTGCTTTTTCCCCATGCCTTTTAGGGCTTATCCCTGCAAGGAATAGCTTATTTGGTCAAACAAATCTGAAAAAACTTTTTTATTATCCACTTTAATTATCCTGCTTTTTCTATCTCATGAAATTCCATTCATCGCTTTCATATTTGCTTTCTGCAATGGCCTTCACTTCCTGCAATTGCTTTTCAGTTAGGACGTATGGCTCTAACTCGATCGAAAGTCCTTCGGCAAAACCTTTTTCAAAAGCTTCTTTCGCTTCAGGGATGGTAACCTTTCTTCCGGCAATGTCATTTACGGCCACAGCTTTATTTTTTAAGCTTTTTTGCATTCTCTCCTTAACCCTGTCATTTGAGAATTTAAATACGCTAAAGAGCTTATCATCATCAAGTTCAAGCAAAATGGAACCGTGCTGAAGGATGACGCCCTTTTGCCTGGTTTGAGCGCTACCAGCGACCTTCCTGCCCTCGACGACCAGTTCATACCAGCTTGGAGCATCAAAGCAGACGGAAGATCTGGGCGTTTTTAAAGCCGCTTTTTCCTGATCGGTTCTAGGCACGGCAAAATAAGCATCCAATCCCAGATTCCTGAACCCCATTAATATTCCTTCAGAAATGACACGATATGCTTCAGTAACGGTAGTTGGCATTCCCGGATAGGATTCTGGAACGATTACACTATAAGTCAATTCATGCTCGTGCAGTACCGCTCGTCCTCCTGTTGGTCTGCGAACAAAACCAAGGCCCTGCCTTTTGACCTCTTCCATATCGATTTCCGCTTCTGCCTTTTGAAAATAGCCAATCGACAATGTCGCTGGATCCCAACCGTAAAAGCGTATGATTGGCGGAATTTCCCCTTTGCTTTGCCAATTTAACAGTGCTTCGTCCAGCGCCATATTAAACGCCGGCGAACAATATCCAGAATC
Protein-coding sequences here:
- a CDS encoding vitamin B12-dependent ribonucleotide reductase — encoded protein: MSVVIKEALKVDLERLNKDISLFPQVHPVTADMKMAHKGVSRLVMLDRYSFKDTEKITLSAGDFVVLTIKEDPKFPARGLGYIVEIDWETKKAKVLVDEEFRGVLDNPEEVETGIVNRPLDIIEKPLEIYYEQIAKRNATGLASVETTEEKRMEWFNKFYEELKNLNFVPAGRVLYGAGSNTDVTYFNCYVMPFVPDSREGISEHRKQVMEIMSRGGGVGTNGSTLRPRNTLAKGVNGKSSGSVSWLDDIAKLTHLVEQGGSRRGAQMIMLADWHPDIAEFIISKMQNPRILRYLVENTKDEAIKKYATDKLKFTPHTEQETAMYQGIINYKEIPGLGGFSEKIIRDAEEKIRTGGTYSVHNSEFLTGANISICLTKEFMEAAEQDAEYELRFPDVESYDAEEMATYNQEWHKVGDVREWEKMGHKVRVYRKIRAKELWNLINICATYSAEPGIFFIDNANEMTNAKAYGQQVVATNPCGEQPLAPYSVCNLAAVNLAEMADKDSKTVNFEKLKQTVEVGVRMQDNVIDATPYFLDENKKQALGERRVGLGVMGLHDLLIYCETEYGSEEGNILVDKVFETIATTAYKASVELAKEKGSFPFLIGSTDKETDELRTRFTQTGFMEKMPEDIRESVAAYGIRNSHLLTVAPTGSTGTMVGVSTGLEPYFSFTYFRSGRLGKFIEVKADIVQEYLDRHPEADTQELPKWFISAMELAPEAHADVQCIIQRWIDSSISKTVNAPKGYTVEQVEKVYERLYKGGAKGGTVYVDGSRDSQVLTLKAEENQMDEQLEMDELTDVEVKKKVVLVDTINELRSTNVTIGSEVGNTCPVCRKGEVQEMGGCNTCTNCGAQLKCGL
- a CDS encoding lipoate--protein ligase family protein, which produces MTKEKWGFIDSGYCSPAFNMALDEALLNWQSKGEIPPIIRFYGWDPATLSIGYFQKAEAEIDMEEVKRQGLGFVRRPTGGRAVLHEHELTYSVIVPESYPGMPTTVTEAYRVISEGILMGFRNLGLDAYFAVPRTDQEKAALKTPRSSVCFDAPSWYELVVEGRKVAGSAQTRQKGVILQHGSILLELDDDKLFSVFKFSNDRVKERMQKSLKNKAVAVNDIAGRKVTIPEAKEAFEKGFAEGLSIELEPYVLTEKQLQEVKAIAESKYESDEWNFMR